AAATGGTGGGCCAGGTATCATATACAATAAAAGCTAGCTATTTTTCTCACGTGTTTTACCTAGTTCATTATCATATTCATGAAGTCTACTTTTCTTCGTGGAATGTAGTGGAATGTAACAGAACTACAAAAGGGATTGGATTTTGTGTTTGTAGTCTTTCCATAGAAATTGTATTCTTTCAGTAGAAAAAAGAAATACTAAAAATGGGAGAAAACCCATTTATCATAGTGTTTTTGAGGCGTGGACAGTCAAGTCATTCGATCCGTATAAATAATTAGGTTTGATCCACTTTTCATACTCCATCTTGAAATTTTAACACCGATAAAGGGAAAATTTCCATCGGATCGATGCCATACAAaacagatggtttggatcaaagaAAGCCCAATAATCAGTCTGAGTAGTACATTGGATGGTCCACTTTGTGGCTCCGATCAGACGAACATAACCATCTCATCTTTTGCTGGGAAAAGCTACGGTTATAAAAGGAGAGGCTAATATTTGGACGGGTAGCATCCTCCAATCAATATGAGTTTCTCACAGTGGACCACAAAAGTGGTTATAACGAAAATGGACCATCCATCTATTGGATCAGCAAGGACATTTGGAGAGTTTTGTGCACCATACATAGCATGGATCAATAAACTATCATGATGAGTTAACCACCAACATACAATCAAGGTCATGCAAAAGGGTCggtaagagaaagaaaaaaaaaagttataacaTCCATTCTGCAGGCCCTTATTTGAATGGCTGTGATCATGTAATCAGGATGAAATTGGGACCATATATGTACAATCCAAGATAGACCCATCCTACTCGATGGTCAGATTTGATCTTTGGTAGGCCCACTTGGGCCCAAAACATAAATTCACACTAATGGCCCATGGCTGTCACACAATaacgtgtaaataaaacacaaCCAACATAAGAGAAACCATTGAGTGGGCCACGTTCGCTCCTTGTTCATGCCTTGCACCTGTGATAGTTGATATTTAATCCCCTTATTGTTAAAGACGTTTGTTTGATCCAATCTCCCATCAACGTCGTGTTGCCTTCCTCGTGGCTTGATCTAGAGGCACCGAGGGGCCACGTGACCCACTGATGTCATAGCCCATCAACTTCATCCATCCAACACACATGACGTGAATCTGCATGTTTCTTGTAGTTACATGATCGCCGACATAAATATCCCCACCTAAACATGGCATATATGTAGGGCCATCGTTGATTTCTTGGGCCACGAGATGAAGACAGCAAACGTGAATGGCCTATGGTAGTTGTCACGCACGCCCGTTCCTCTGTTACTCTTTTGGAGAAAGGCTTCCACTATTTTAGTAGACTTCCTTATATTGTAAACCCAtcgcatgacatgatgcataagAGTATATAATCGATACGCCTGATATTTATGGTAACATGAATCAATCCCTCGATCTCTCCACCAAAGTGTCTGTCCcaataagttaattaaataatttatttttgctattattttaaaattaaatttacaaTTATTAAATACGATTATTTGGTATACCAAAATTTCAAGGTTAGTGTACAATTGGATGGGTAGCATTTACTTGGGCAAAATTCGGATTGCCTTCAGTGAATGCAATTTTTGGGTTATCGCCTATCCACATGAGGCCCCACCAGACCAACGCTCCTGATCACTACTTGCGTTTTTTCCAcatatatggtgggtcctacttcaAGGAACATCCAAATATGTATGTCATGCGCACATCTAAACCGTGAGTTCGTTTTGCCCCGGTCGCTACTTAGGATCACATCATCACTCATACAAACGGTGTCCTGATATGCGGACCATGGGTCACTGATCGATACCATCATCTGGTGGCCCACCAGGGATGGGGTGAAAGTAAACCATCCAGATTGGATATCTTAGAGATCCAATATTTGGCCTTTTCCCTTAACCGTATGTATATTTGCAAGACCCTGATCAAAGACATCGGAAGTTAGTCTGCCCATCCACGGTGGCGCCCATCAGATCAGTGGTCAGGATCACTGAAGCGTGGATACCGTTTATGTCACGATACATCAACACAGGACGGGGCCGTCCTCACGGCATTGAAAATGTGAtttactgaaattgagaatgaaccGATGGTGTCAACTTACGGCATCGttgatcacggtgggccccaccatgacatccactccgtccatcatgccTATCCTTATGTTCACTACATAACCCAAATTCAAGTCGATCGGAAACTCAATGCAtcacgttcaatcccctactctctctctctctctctctctctctctctctctctctctctctcaagataaTCCAATCTTTTGTTGAAAGATTTCTCCCCTTCTCCGTGAgcaatttttttttggaatgatttctctctccttctctcataAGCATACGTTTACCAATTTCACACGCGTGCAAGGCTGTACACACCTAGAGGCGGCGGGCACACTTGCAAATATGAAGCACATATCTGATATCTGATTTTTCCATaaggttggaaataatgcttagatcttTAGCCTAAAAATTACATAATTTCCTTTTtatatgggccacaacatacaaagTAAACTTACAGTTATAACATTTTTcccagccattcatttgttttgttatTACGTGGCCCATCTGCAGTATAAAATTATCAGATTTCTATGATAGCAGGTCTAAACAATGTAGCTCACCTAATGGAAAGCTCAGATACCATACAAGTGTTTCATAGAAAAAAATACACGTGCTTCATATTTATTCGTCCGCTTATGTATGAATGTGTACGGTTCCCACAATCGTATGGAATTAGCAAGCCTCCCAAGAAGTAACCCTAAAATCATACAATCTTCTGGCAGTTTGTACATTTACGCTACCAATTCAATGTGAAAGAAGGGTCTATGGCATGTGACAATATCTTACCAACCACATGAGAAAAATAAATAGTGTTTCCTCTCACTTTTTATCATATAACCAACCCTAATATAAATATAAGGTTTGCTTATAACACTAGCTAATTaaagctataaaataaaatatcggTATCAGGTGCCAGGATGGGGGCCAGCACGTCCTTATTTGGTATTATTTTAATGGTCTCTTGAAAAGTGTAGTGGGATATTTTTGTTGGGATTTATTAAAGAAAGCAGTGAGTTACATTGATGTTACTGATATTGCATCGATGAATTTGTCTATAATATTGGgaggaatgatcacctacaactTACAACTGGTTGTATGCTACAATTCATTGTTTTGTGATCAGTTACACCTTGGATATCAAATTTGAAAAAGATTGTGTGCCAGTGAACCGGTGGATGCTCATTCTCTTGCCATCCATTAGTAGTAGGCGGGAACATGCATTTTGAGACGGACTTTTCTATcatcaatttcttttttcttttcttttctttttttttttttttttgggaaagtgATCCCAAATGGATCAGGGAGGTGGTATAGCAAGTGattattgttatatatatatatataaagggaaaCATAGTTGAAATAAGCAATGCAtagaagaggaaaataaaaaaataagagtagagatttacttgattcaagtatgTCCACAAGACAACAACACTAGCTTTATTCTTCACTaaagaaatcaaaatacaagGGATATCTATCTCCCACTCACTTTATACGAGGGATTTCTCATCAAAGTATTCCTAAAAGTATTGTCaaataatcacttgctctaaaagctcgagtcatcagaggatggtgtatcaatgtatatcaagccTTACCACTTTACATGAGAACGTAttgggcaagggtggagggacactcacgcCATAAACAGGCCGGTCTGAGTGTCTTGGCTGGAATGAGATTTCACAGTAGGTGAATCTCATCGCCGCCCAATGAGAAAGTGAAAGCAGCTGCAATGAAAGCAAATGTGAAAACACCTGCAACGAGATTTCACTGTAGGTGAATCTCATCACCGCCCAATGAGAAAGTGAAAGCAGCTGCAATGAAAGCAAATGTGAAAACATCTGCACCGAGATTTCACTGTAGGTGAATCTCATCACCGCCCACTGAGAAAGTGAAAGCAGCTGCAATGATATTTAACTGTACACGAACCTTATCACCGTCCTATCCAATGTGAAAGCACCTGCAATCAAAATTTCACTATACGTGAATCTTATCACCATCGAATCAAGAATGCAACTTGTTGGGAGTTTGGCGGTACTCGTTTTGACTTCTAATGGGATCTGTCTATTTAAACCAGTTAAATGCCAATGGTGTGGAATGAGTCCGTGTCATTGAACCGTTCATTCAATGATCATAACCCTTAATCGGTGTCATACTCGTGGACCCTGAAAAAAACAAGCGATGGCCCATATTCGATGGGATGTTTTTTTTTAAGTTTCATTTATtacatggttaggattgtttgatccaGGTACTGTTTTGTTCAACGGTACCTAAATCGCTGAATCCAGCGATCTTAATTGTGGGTCATTTGCAATCTGGATCGCTGTTTTTACTAATATAAAATTACCGTTCTATAATTATATTGGCTTGTAATGTCAGTGCATATTAAGACCTATAGATTAATACTTTAATTTATAGAACAgcttgtgcatgtgtgcatgtaagAATATGCATGCCGATCCATAATAATCATATCTATGCACGCCACCACGTGAGTGAATATGAAGTTTTTTGGGGTGGTTCGTTGTCTTCCATGAGGTGCCTTACCTGGTAGTTGGATCCACCTGACTTTTGGGGGTGTCCTATTTTCATTTTGCAGGACAACCTTGTTCGATGGgtaagatgtcatacaaacactatggtgggccccacatgctaatGAGTTGAATATATCTACGAGATATATTGCAATATTAATTCGTAGATAAGATGAGCGTTGCACTGCAACATGTGCTGGCCTCACACTAGCTATAGCTCCAggatctaattcatccattaagAGGGGCATCCCATATATCCATCAATTTTACCACCTGATGTTGGAAATGACCTAATTATGGATTTGGATACATATAAACATCTCGGtggcccaaggaaggtttcatCAGTAGGAATATCCCTCCCTACTTTTTTATATTGTGTAACTCAATTGAGTACGGAtctatttttctagttcatttccTAACATATGATGACAAGATAGATATacaggtgaatttctcacaaacatcacttgGAGCCCACCTAGCTTTTGACCGGAGGAACTTTCTATCAGGTTACGTCAGGGTTCACCTATTCTCATACCATAGAACATGGATCTGTTGATGCACGTGAATGCGGATTGGGTAGTTTAGTTAGGCCCGCACCACCTTCAATGGTCGTATGATAACATGCTGAGTTATGATGGGTGGGGCCATATATTGTAGATATGGGCTGAATATGTACTTAGAcgcaaactaaaaataaaaaataaaaaatcgtacGTTGCCCTCATTTTAGACAGCGTGAAGacccaccaatcacatctcagcACGCCACACAATCCACTTCCAATGCAGGCAGCTTTGATTTGGTTCCTGTTCAATAAATGGAAGAGCCCACGGGATGagtggtctggatcatcatacaCGTGGACCAAATGTCCGGTACACACACGTAGGCATTAGATttcttcatgatggatggatatTGAGTCCCATTCAATGCTTACATAACCTCACGTGTAACTTTCATTTACTAATGGTGTTTATCATGCTATTTTAGTAATTGAGAAGGAAAAAGATCCCGCACATGACCGGTCTTTCATGCCAACATATTATGCTTGTAGGACATCTGAGTCGTTCAAAAGGCAGGCCACCCAGTTAAGATCATGTGATACTAAAATCAGGCTAATACACtcaataggtggaccacacatgcatgCGAATCTGACTATCGGATTTCTATGGACTTTGATTTTGTGAGCCCCATATGCGTGGACATGAACGGCTTCCGTTTCATACAATATTCACACCATGGTTATCCTTTTGGATGGATCAAAAACCTTGTACAAGTGACATGTAGGCAGGAAAAATTGCGCTGCACGTGGAACTTCACATGGGTGACGTTTCAGTtttgaatattgaaaaaaaagagGCGCCATCATTCATTTTTCATTCAAAAGTCAAGAACTCATCTGACCCGTTTCCTTTCTCAGCGACCAGCTCATCAGCACATGAAGTTTGCTCACGTCTAGGAATTGGACATTTGGGGCCCGTGATTGAATGATCCGAGCTGTAGATATGTCAGGCATGTAAATTCTAGAAGTCAAAAATCTAACCATATTCACTGTCCGGCTGAGTCAGGATGATTAGGAAACTGAGTCGAGGTGTCCTGTGAGTCGACTCGGTATTTGATAAAAAGTTGTAAATAATAAATAGATTTTAGTTAAAAATGAGAACAGTGAGCCTTGGGGTCTTGAATTTCATACATATCAAGCCGATGACGATCGTTGTTTCATTGGACCTTTccggttgaatgtggaccgtctaTATgatatcttttcttcttctttttttttgtctttttttaacTTCACCTTTTTCTCATATAGAAGAAAGAGGAATTGCGTGATACACCATAGAATATGTTAAGACTAGTCATTTCATGCTGCATCTTTTGTCTGCCAACGTGTCATTTGCGGACAGGAGCAGCAATAAACTGGGTTTGGACTGGTCCAGGGCCCAAACTGGTCCAGCATCATAACGGGCAAGGGCCTAGCAAGCAGGCCCAAGATGGAAAATTAGTTCATCTCCGACCCAGACTTGCCCAGCCTGAAAATTGATCAAATCCGTTCTTAAATCATCCATTGACCACGCATGCATAAAGAAATAgacatttagaaaaatgaaaaccaaTCTGTAGGGGGGCATGCAATGGGTCGATTCCACCTGCCTGTCGACTATTCTGACCTGCTTTGGAGGTGGGTTTGGGCTAGCTAATGAGTGCGGGTTGGACTCGGGTTAAAAATGTGACCTATTaaagtaaatgggttgggtttgggttgaaaacTGAAGTGACCCAACTGACCCATGTAGTTTACTTATGAGTTGAACGAgatgactcgactcgacttaattcaaaatctgaaataaaataaagaaaaaagtatatatgattttttttaaacgtATCCACTGTCTGGGCCAGGTTGTACATTGCCTTAGTGTTATTTCATTTTTAAACCTGAGTTGGGTGCAGCAGGGTGTGTTATGTTAGTTGAGCCCAACCTATTTACAATTAAATAagtcaggtcaggttgggttaCGCTTGATGAATTTTGTAAAGATAGAAGAGGGAGAGAAATAATTGACTGAATTGTTGTGTATTTCGTATTGAGCTTTACAAATAAATAGATGTACAATGAGCTAtgtatgaaaaaatatatataagggaagtagactaatttgattgagttctaaaaataatctaattataGATTTTGTGTAAGTCTTGATTTTGTACATGTATGGTGAGAAATCtgtcaatactccccctcaagttggcgcATGAAGGTCCGTAATGCCCAACTTgcgcaaaaaatgatgaaaaagttCATGTCCCAAAGCTTCGGTGAAGATATCGCCAACTTGCTCACTGAAAGAAGTGTGGACAGCTTTGAGGAGACTCGAGCGAATTTTGTCGTGAATAATATGGCAATCAATCTCAATGTGTTTGGTACGCTCATGAAACACAGGATTGTGTGCAATGTAAAGGGCAGATTGACTATCACAATGTAGAGTGAAAGGCTCCGGATGAGAGACACCAAAATCAGTGAGAAGTTGTGTTAACTAAGTGAGTTCACAGGTTGTGATGACCATAGctcgatattcagcttcagcgaAAGAGCGAGCAACTGTATTCTGCTTCTTGGTGCGCCGTGAGATCGAACTGGTGCCTAACTGAATAAAGTAGCCAGTGGTGGAGCGGCGGGTGGTGGGACAGCTGACCCAATCAGAATCTGTATAAGCTGTGACATGTGTACTATTGGATGAAGGAAAGAAGATGTCTTCGCCGGGGTAGCCTTTGATGTAGCGGAGAACTCTGGTAACTGCAGTCATGTGGGGGACCTGAAaagcatgcatgaattgactgAGTGTGTTGACTGCATAAACAATGTCTGGTCTGGTGATGGTCAGATAGATGAGACGGCCAACAAGGCGACGAAAAAGGCCAAGATCAGGGAGAAGGTCACTATCTTGAGTATTAAGCTTCAAATGTTACTCCACAAGAAAAAGAGTAGTCCGTGCACCAAGTTGTCCACTGTCAGAGAGAATGTCGAGAGCATATTTGTGCTGATTAAGAAAGATGCCTTTGGGAGAGTGAGCAACTTCGAGTCCAACAAAGTACTTAAAGGAACCAAGGTCCTTCGTCTTGAAGTGAGTggagagaattttcttaaaaagctcgatttgagagATGTCGGTACCAGCAACTAGGATGTCACCAACATAAACAAGAACAAGAGTGATGCTGGTGGAAGTGATGAGAGTGAACAAAGAATAATCCGCCTGAGACTGATGAAAACCTGCATCAAGAAGCACAGATGTTAGTTTAAAAAATCAGTTCTGGGAGACTTGTTTGAGGCCATAGAGGGATTTTCTGAGGCGACAGACACGGGTCTCCCCTTGAGGACAACATCCAGGTGGTGGTGTCATGTATACTTCTTCATTAAGATCGTCGTGTAAGAAGGCATTGTTGACATCAAGCTGATGAATAATCCAATTTTGGGTAGCTGCAACTGCCAGTAAGCAGCGGACCGTAGTCATTTTGGCGACCAGAGCAAAAGTCTCATGGTAGTCAAGTCCTTCAACCTGAGTCTATCCTTTCACAACGAGCTGAGCTTTGTACCTCTCGATGGATCCGTCGGCTTTGAGTTtggttttaaaaattcatttacaCCCAATGAATTTTTTACCAAGAGAAAGAGGCTTAAGAGTCTAGGTGGAATTATCGTCTAAAGCACGAAGCTCAGCAGACAATGCCTTGCGCCAGTGAGAGTGGCGAATAGCATCAGAATAGCATAGGGGGTCCGTACAGGAGGTAAGAGCAgtcaaataaataatatatgagGTGAAAAAATAAGAATATGAAAGAAAAGCAGACAAATGGTGAGCAGTACCTGAAGCCGGTGAAGTAAGCGTAGATGCCGTGGACTCCGCATGTAAGGTGGGACAAATATAGTCGTGAAGGTAGGCAGGTCGAGTAATGGTGCGACGAGGATGAGGAGCTGGTGGAAATGTGTTTGATAAGGTTATGGGGGTCGAAGAATTAAGAGAGTCAGGGGAGTCAGGAGAGTTATGAGAAGTCAGAGGATCAGGAGAAGAAGACATAATAGGTTCAGTGATGGAAAGAGAAATGATAGGAGTGGGAAGGGAATGAGTGTCAAGAAGATCTTGGAAAGGGATTGTTTGTTCATGGAAGATGACATCTCGAAAGTAGAAGATGGATTGagtattgagtttgtagatcttgtAGGCTTTATGTATACTTGGGTAGCCAAGAAAGACATATTTAGTGGCACGGGGAGAAAATTTATCACGGTGAGCACTGAGAGTACCTGAAGATGATCATAGTTTAGAGGTTTTGTGAACAGAATTTCAAAATGTGATTTATTTTGGAGAATGCGACTAGGGGTGCGATTGATGAGGTAGGCTGCGGTGAGGACACAATCACCCCAAAAAGGTAGAGGTAAGTGTGCTTGAAAATAAAGACTGCGGGCAACATTTAGAAGGTGCCGGTGTTTACGCTTCGCAatgccattttgttgaggagtttcaacacaagcaCGTTCATGGATGATGCCGTGATTGTGTAGGTATGTTTAAAATTGATGGGAAAAAAATTCTTGTCCATTATCAGTTCTAATAATTTTGACTATGGTGTTAAACTGATTGTGGACAAATGCGAAGAAGTGCGTTAAATGGGTGTAAGCCTCAGATTTAAAATGCATAAGATATACCCATGTAATGCaagaaaaatcatcaacaattgtgaGAAAATAATGAGCTCCACATAAAGATGTGGTGCGATAACCAccttaaatatcataaaatattcGAGTAAAACGAGAATTAATTTTATTGGCATAATTGAAAAAAGGTAATCTTGTGTGCTTAGAACGAGCACAAACATCACATTTAGAAAGAGTACAAGGAGAATTAAAAATACTGGGAATAGTAAAATTGGAGGGATGACCTAGACGCTAATGACATAGGGTCTTACTAGCAATAGATTGAGCAGCAAAAATGATGGGAGGGTCGGGGCGGTACACGTAGAGCCTATTGCATAGATCACCCACTCCAATCGACTTCATCGATTGAGGGTTCTA
This region of Magnolia sinica isolate HGM2019 chromosome 1, MsV1, whole genome shotgun sequence genomic DNA includes:
- the LOC131244018 gene encoding uncharacterized mitochondrial protein AtMg00810-like; the encoded protein is MTTVRCLLAVAATQNWIIHQLDVNNAFLHDDLNEEVYMTPPPGCFHQSQADYSLFTLITSTSITLVLVYVGDILVAGTDISQIELFKKILSTHFKTKDLGSFKYFVGLEVAHSPKDSDLLPDLGLFRRLVGRLIYLTITRPDIVYAVNTLSQFMHAFQVPHMTAVTRVLRYIKGYPGEDIFFPSSNSTHVTAYTDSDWVSCPTTRRSTTGYFIQLGTSSISRRTKKQNTVARSFAEAEYRAMLLSLSHWAVMRFTYSEISLQVFSHLLSLQLLSLSHWAAMRFTYCEISFQPRHSDRPVYGVSVPPPLPNTFSCKVVRLDIH